The DNA segment AAGGGCAAACATCAATAGGGTGTGCAGAGGGGTAAATTGAAATCCAACGGCTCGGATGGCGGACGGAGCGGCGGTGTTTGGGGCGGGGTTTTTCTTGTACACGTCAGCGATCCGCGTGATTGCTGCACATTGGCACCCTATGATGCCTGCCCTCCCCGGCGAGGATTCCTTAGAACACCCACAACTCGAAACAGCATAGGCAGCGAACCTATTTAGTGGGCCCTCCTATAACGAACGGACCCCACTAGAGGAGGTTTCTTCTGATTGGTGAGAGTCCATAGTTTGTCGGGCTCTTTTTTCGTTAGATTCTTTTGGGACCCGGGGTGGGGTTCGATTCGTATCGCGCGCCAGAGGGAGACAGTCGTGGCCAGTAAGATTAATTGCCACGTGTTTAAAAGTAATGAAATTTGAGATCAGAATCTTATAATATACTGTGAAAATCTCTAGAAATTAgactaattaatatttaatttttatttataataaatattttaaaaaaaatatcaataatgtgATAAATATAGGGAGACAAAATACTTTTTGTTGCATTTCAATTGCTAATTAAGTCTTTCCCTCGCCAGGAAAGGAAGATATTTACGATTTTTTTAGTGGAAATATCTGATTTATACATTTTTAATTAGGAGATGTTAATATTATGTTAGTTAGCATTGTAAGGCCTGATTTGTCACTTTCATAATTCTTTCTCTTGAATAAAACAATAAACAATACGTGAATTGCACTCTTCTCTGTTTATTTTGATCTCTTACTCTTTTTGGAGTAAGAGAACAACATATTTCCAAGAACAATAAACAATAAACAAAGGCCTTCATGTTGAAGTCATGATGTCGTCATGCTCGAATAGATGAGAAAAGGATTAGCACTTTAAGCAAGCCGTTGCTTTGTGTGGAGACAACACAAATCTCACATCTGACATGTGGATTTGCAATGAACTTTTAGTAATCAGGCTTCAAGATTGTTTGTTGCTTTAGTGGTGTCGGCTTTCATTGCTTAGGTCTGTGTTCATGTGTTGACATCAATTGGAACTTTAAACTTGTATTTAGATTCCACTAATCTTGTATGCAAAAACTAGAAGGTAATGTGTGTGCACGTGCACATTTTGTATGTGTATCTATGTAAGCACATGGAAAAAACCAAGAGGAAAAAGAACACAAAAATATTCGATCAGTTCAACACATGATTCTCTCAAGCAACTTTGCCATCTCTCGGTGGTGAAGAGGCAGGCTTTGATGGACAACATGTTCATGGCTAATGTGGAATAAACTTCATGATCAAAGTCACTGCATAATACCCGCTACTCAACTGGTAATATGGAGTTTCATGTTTGCACTCAAGCTAAAATGCTTAGGATGCTGTTAATTGTCCATAGATCTTTCAGAATTCCATTACCATTAAAATTTAAGATGGTTGATTCAACAAAAAAGGGCAGAAATGATAGGCCATTACATGCCACAATGTCACCAAATCCTGAAAGAAACTTGCAATAACACTGAGTTCCAGTAAATAAGTGATAGGTCATTACATGCCAGGATGAACATAAGGACCTTAGAAACATTTAGGAATTTTCGCATATATGGTCTCTCATCTAGCAATTTCTACACCAGAGCAAGAAGTGACCAAAGGTAATTACCTTCTTATGGGAGGCACAACACCCCTACCAGTGGGAGCACCACCACGGCCAGCAGCTTGTGCCTGAAACAGAAAAACACCAAAATGTTAAATACTTGGTAATGATTTCATCAAGCAGTTGACGGGGAAGCAAAACTTGACACCCTACGCAACAGGAATAAGAAGAAATACTAAAGATATCAAGGGCAGTGATACTAAAAACCAGCAGCAATGCAACAGGAACTAGAAGAGAAGGATGAGAAGTTGGTGGAAAGCAAGGTAGTCGCAGCGGAAAAAGGATGAGGAACAGAGGTCATGGTAGAGTAAGCTCCAGGAAAAAACAATGAAGAGAAATATGGTGGCACCAAAGAATACTGAATCAAAATTAGCAGTAAGCCCAAGGAAAATATCAGCAGGTAGCAAACACAAAGGAGAGAAgggaaataaataatataaacataGCAGGGCTGATGACAACAAGTCAAAGGAGAAACTACATTAGAGTaacatatatatagagagagaaggcAAAATAGGAGGGAgaagaagatcaagaaaagagAATATCGCTCATTAATATGATAAAAGCATGTCCATGCTTCAGTTGCTATTCAGTTAAAAGTAAGCACCTCATACTATCCAGCAGGACCCTAACCATCAGGAGCAACAATCATGAGATTGGACATGGGACCATACTCAAGGAATGTCCCAACTAATTTCAACTCCAACTCCAGGTTATAGATACAATAACAGCAACAAAGTCATAAAATACCAACTATTTGAAGCCAGTTGCTTGGGTCTTTTGTCGTCATTGAGATCAGTAAATATTTATCTTCAACTAAGTTAAGAGTATttagatctttatttatagtttataatAAGGTCTTCTTACATCAAACTCTATCCATCCTCGAACAGCTATTAGAAACTACTGCATTTGTAGGTTTTTCTTAGCACATCGTGATGCTGTATTAAATGATTCAACATCTTTCTcttaaacaacacacacacacacacacacacacacacacacacacacacacacacatacatatatatatatatatatatatatatatatatatatatatatatatatatatatatatatatatatatatatatatatatatatatatatatatatatatatatatatatatatatatatatattcaaacctGTACTGCATCACTAATCTAACAactatcacacacacacacacacacacacacacacacacacatatattctTGACTATCAAACACTCAAACCTGTACTGCATCACTGATCTAACAACTATCTtgtataaattttcttttaatctaaaaTATATCCTATGATGACACAAAACTTCAGTTGTTTTaatcctactttttttttttttgctctctgAATAATATCCTATCAGCATCCCCAACTTGTTGAATAATAGATTCAAGATTCATAAAACTTTTAACTTAATAGAACTTCTAACCCACCAATTTAAGTATATCCTCATGTTACACATCAAGATGTAAAAAGATTCAACACTTATTTGACCTTGATTCATACTAAACTCCAAAAAAGAAACAACCAACTTGGAATACAATTAAGTTAAAATCAATTGGAAATGTACATAAATCAATATAAAAACAACTGAAACAGATTTTGAATCATGAATAAAAGCACAGGTCAATCAGTTTAATCAAGGGAATCCACAATTTTTTAGATGTAGTAAATTATGAATAAATTATCAGAACGACATTAAATGCACAAGAAAAATGAGCAAAGATCTTGGCAGTAAAAACTAAAATTCATCCAGCAGAATGAATAAACTAACTCGCTCCAGGAATACATGGACTAAAAGAGCACAAGATATACAAACTGTtgtacaatatgaaaagaagaccaCTTCATTGCATACTCACCCTAGCACGCATAGCGACAGCACGGCCCCGGCCAACTCCAAGAGCTGATCCCTTGCCCTTCACGAAGCCATTTTCAATTTAGAAACGTAGAAAGAAAAAGTAGAACAACAGCTTGCTGTTATGCAGCAAGATCAAAACAAGGTATATATTACTCGAATTCTCGCATCCAAGCGCTTGAACATTGGCGCATTTTTCAGCATGTCAGGGATGACCATAAACCTGTAATAACAATCAAAAGTTTGTTGATCCCAAGGAACCTGCAAGCAATGGAAACACAGCATACAACGGACAATCTTGGACCATCGTTCTACCTTACTTTGCTGCCTCTGATGAAAACATGCTCCAGTTGCGACACCTTCCCGTCCTGTGAAGAAGAAATCAAACTAGATAAGAACAAAAATAACCCTAAAGTGATGGCCACAAGCAACAGTTTAATTGGAGGGGTGCATCTTAATCTTAGCGCCAAACGACGGCGGTAGACCAAACCCTAAGACTTCATCCGAGCGATaaacgaagaggaggaggacctTGGCGGTGTAAGTGATGTTCTCGAGCTGGCAGTTCCAGTTGTCCTCGCACTCGATCATGGAGCCACGGTAGAGCTCGCCGCTCTTGAGCTCCACCGTCACCACGTGCCCCGCCGCCTCGTGCAGCAACTTCACCGGGATCCCTAGGCTCCGGCTCATCCTTCCCTCCGCTTGTTCTCTCTGGCTCGCTCTCTCCTGCTTTGTCTTCTCGTCCACTGCTTGCTCTTCGCTCTCCCTCTTCTCGAGATCGGTGGCAAGAACGAACGCGCTCTGCCATCTTAAACCCTAAAGCAAAACTCTGATGGGCCTATTGAACGGGCTTGAAAGAGGACGGGCCCAGCCCATTTAACTGTTTTTCTTTTAGACTTACATTAATCACACCTTTAAAGAATAATAACAAAATCATAAATCCTAAcaaaatacataaaaatattaattattttttaaaatctttcttcatcttttcttgtatcccaacattaattattttaaaatataaataccatGCTTAACTCTTATACATTTTTGCCCCTCTCACATGTACTTCCCCTCTCCAAAGTTAGGCTTACAGACTAAACTAATTAGCTTATGTTTCCCATGGTCTAGAATGAACAAAAATTACTTTGCACAAGAACaaatatattatacatgaatttatAAGATAGATATTAGGAACTTTGTCACAGAGTGGAGAGAGGAATTCTACCCTATCATCTTACTAGTAAGAGTCAAGATTTTTACTAGATAAAACAGaccttaatgatttttttagataaaattaattaagtATACAAATAAGATTCATGCAACAGTAACAACCTTAATGATTTAACATCTCCTGAGTCACAAACAGATAAATCACAGAATACACAACAGTAACAAACTAATCAACACCTTTCCACAACACACCAGGAGGAAAAAATGACAACTCAGGCATGTCTCTTAGTTTGTGAGGCAGATTTCAGCAAGCCTCTTATAAACATGGATCAACAGTCTACCTCAATGATGCTAAGCTGCTGCTGTAGGTTACCGGTAGTAAATCCGCTAATAGGATAAGGTGAACAGATGAACAGTGCAAACTGTTACAAGCTCCAGCATTAGATTCTTCACAATTCCCCTCAACATCACCAGTCTTCTGAGGTCTCTCCCTTTGGTTAGAATTTGTGGTAGCAATTACCTTGGTTGATGAAGTCCTGTAAAAAGAAACAACTCAATCATAAAAGTTCAGACAATGTGTCTATTACTTCCATGTTCCGAATTTACAATTCCTGATGTAAGGGACAGAATTTATTGGTGTATAAATCAACTTACCAGTAGCACAAATAGTAAAAAGGTAAATAAAAAAAACAGTAGCTCAAGCAGCACAAGACAACGATAAAAGAGTACAGTTGCATAGAAAAATCCACCAGAATTCAAGTGACCAAATATATATGTGAAAACAGATTAATAATGGAAAAACCAAATCCATATACACTTTTAACCAGAGGATGCTAACACGAACATAGATAGTAGATAAATACTAAATTTGAAGATTGTATCTTTTTATAACAGATATGAATATGATCTAGATATGCATCATATTCGTATCAGATATAGATATTAATGCATAAGGACACAAATTAAATTTTGGACAGATATCAACATTAGTCCAATTTAGGATAGATACAGATTAGGATACATATCAATTAGAATGAATAGTTCCAAAGATTAGTAACAACACTGTCATTAGTATTTTTAGCAAGTAAGACAAAAGATATTGATATTGTTGAACAGAGTTCAGTAAGGGAAAATGTATGCACTACAAAATACCTTTCCAGAACAAATGGGAAAAAAAATGattaacaataaatgagaaagatTGAATATCAAGATGAAGATGTGTATAAGACCAAAGAAATAAGGTTTACTGGAATCTTGCTAGGAGTGTAGAAAGATTAAGAGGATGAGTGATCAAGTGAGCGCTTTAAGTCCATTTCAACTTGATGAATCGTCCATTGCATGCCTTCCAGTTTCTGCATCAGAATAATTGTAGTTACCACTAAAGTTATTTAGCAGCAATCAGACTTAAAGAGAATAAACTAAACATGTACCTTTACAATGTCATGATATTGTCTAGCAATTGTATCAAAATGGGGATCAACACCTTGATACTCGCGTAGACGGGTGACCTGACAGAAATATGAATATGCATCCACTTCAACATAGATGTGGTAACATAATAGTGAAAGaaaattgtaaaagagatgcttgaacaaCAAGCAACATAATGAGATTGAAGATATATAATCATGACTTTGGTTGCACTCTTAATATCAACAGACAAAATCTAAACAAGTACAAATCAACCATAGGTAGTCATCATTATTCCATAGAAATAGTACATGATGAAAGGAACCAATAGAAAAGGTTGagtgatatattattttataattggcTTAATGAGAACAAACATTCTTTGATACTTCATTAGTTATTACAACCATGCATGTTACGATAACTCAAACAAAAGGCTGTCACACACAAAATCCTATATCCTCAGCATGTGGATCGTTGATTCCATGTCTCTCTTGCAGAAAAAAGATATGTGGATCACTCAACATGGGAATCAAAATTTGGCAAGGATCATTACAATCATGGATCTGGCACCATGTAAAAGAAGCATGTTGGACAGACAAACTATACCTTTAATTCCTAGATGAATAAAATAATCTGGTAGCTCGTTGGGTCCAACTATTCTTCCAAGTGATTCTAGAACTTTCATTATGACAGCTGCAATTGTATCTTTTGACTAGTTCACCATTTACTGCCTATTGATGTTTAAATTTGTCTTGTTTCTAGTTACCAGGAATCAAAATATGAACAATTGTCAAGTAACAAGAGAAAAAGTATGACAATTCACATTAAGTATTTTGCCAGCAAATCAACATGTTAATTTTCAACATATAATAAAAGGTTCTCCTTCAATTTTTGCaccaaaaaaataatgaaaacttTCTAATAGACTGAGAGCAACATACTGCTTTGTTGTAAGCAATGGATGCTTCTTCTGTCGCTTCTATTAGATAATTCCTGCAGGATGAGGTAGTTCATTAGGTAAATGTTAAGCCATTGCAACCAAAGCATGGAACAAGTGTTTTTCAATTACCTTATCTTACGGAGGGCTGGAACAGAGTCCTTGGTGTAAGTGTCACGCAAGAGAAGATGTTCAAGGACACTGAGATTAAAAGTGGAAGATATAGAAAACCAAATGGAAATCTTTAAA comes from the Musa acuminata AAA Group cultivar baxijiao chromosome BXJ1-10, Cavendish_Baxijiao_AAA, whole genome shotgun sequence genome and includes:
- the LOC104000483 gene encoding small nuclear ribonucleoprotein SmD3b — translated: MSRSLGIPVKLLHEAAGHVVTVELKSGELYRGSMIECEDNWNCQLENITYTAKDGKVSQLEHVFIRGSKVRFMVIPDMLKNAPMFKRLDARIRGKGSALGVGRGRAVAMRARAQAAGRGGAPTGRGVVPPIRR